The following proteins are encoded in a genomic region of Anabas testudineus chromosome 13, fAnaTes1.2, whole genome shotgun sequence:
- the rps3 gene encoding 40S ribosomal protein S3: protein MAVQISKKRKFVSDGIFKAELNEFLTRELAEDGYSGVEVRVTPTRTEIIILATRTQNVLGEKGRRIRELTAVVQKRFGFPEGSVELYAEKVATRGLCAIAQAESLRYKLLGGLAVRRACYGVLRFIMESGAKGCEVVVSGKLRGQRAKSMKFVDGLMIHSGDPVNYYVDTAVRHVLLRQGVLGIKVKIMLPWDPSGKIGPKKPLPDHVSIVEPKEETLPTTPMSEQKGAKPEVPVMPQGAPLPTA, encoded by the exons ATGGCGGTGCAAATCTCCAAGAAGAGGAAG TTTGTCTCAGACGGTATCTTCAAGGCCGAGCTGAACGAGTTCCTGACTCGCGAGCTTGCCGAGGATGGCTACTCCGGTGTGGAGGTGCGTGTGACTCCAACCAGGACTGAGATCATCATCCTGGCCACAAG GACCCAGAATGTTCTGGGAGAGAAGGGTCGTCGTATCAGAGAGCTGACCGCTGTGGTCCAGAAGAGATTTGGCTTCCCCGAGGGCAGTGTGGAG CTGTATGCTGAGAAAGTTGCCACCCGTGGTCTGTGTGCCATCGCCCAGGCAGAGTCTCTGCGCTACAAGCTGCTGGGAGGCCTGGCTGTACGTAG GGCCTGCTATGGTGTTCTGAGGTTCATCATGGAAAGCGGAGCCAAGGGCTGTGAAGTTGTTGTGTCCGGCAAGCTGAGAGGTCAAAGGGCCAAATCCATGAAGTTTGTGGACGGCCTGATGATCCACAGTGGAGACCCCGTCAACTACTACGTCGACACAGCAGTCCGCCACGTCCTGCTAAGGCAGG GGGTGCTCGGCATCAAGGTGAAGATCATGCTGCCCTGGGACCCCAGCGGTAAGATTGGCCCTAAGAAGCCCCTGCCCGACCATGTTAGCATCGTGGAGCCAAAGGAGGAGACCCTGCCCACCACACCCATGTCTGAGCAGAAGGGAGCCAAGCCCGAGGTGCCCGTCATGCCCCAGGGAGCACCCTTGCCCACCGCATAA